The following proteins come from a genomic window of Deltaproteobacteria bacterium RIFCSPHIGHO2_02_FULL_44_16:
- a CDS encoding bifunctional homocysteine S-methyltransferase/methylenetetrahydrofolate reductase, protein MKRDFLTTLTEKGILADGAMGTELYRRGIFINRCYDELCLSSPEIVKEIHREYVSAGAELIETNTFTANRLALSGFGLETKVREINMAGATLARAVAGENIFVAGSVGPVSWTKKNAGVMDPKEIHDAFAEQIRALADGGVDAIFLETFTRLDELKIAYEAARSVTSLPIVCHLSLKYGGEGEFEGLQPEVAAEEMDIWGADVIGVNCSDGPIGVFEALKRMTKVTKKPLSAMPNAGLPQMEQGRLLYMATPQYVAEYARRFAQLGVKLIGGCCGTTAAHIHEMKNFIKAIRVDDTGKTKVIKDEQDKPYELHQVRFPSPIPVEEKSPFGALLGKKFSVSVEIEPPVSTDPSKALEGAMLLKEIGVDAINISDGPRAMARMSSTAMSLLIKERVGIEVITHYCCRDRNLLGIQMDLIGANALGLRNLMLITGDPPKMGNYPEATAVFDIDAIGLIKFAANLNRGLDFAGRPIKGSTKFLLGCGVNPGAVDIDLEVDRFARKVAAGAEFVFSQPVYEVERVEEFFKRIHSIPKIPIFVGILPLTSLRSAEFLHNEVPGMQIPKKVMSRMESAKTTETQRQVGMSVASEMLEAIHAMKEVTGGAYIFPPFRSYAAIGDLLNVIR, encoded by the coding sequence ATGAAACGCGACTTTCTCACAACACTTACAGAAAAAGGAATTCTCGCAGATGGAGCGATGGGGACGGAGCTTTATCGTCGCGGTATTTTTATCAATCGTTGTTATGATGAACTCTGTCTTTCAAGTCCTGAGATCGTGAAAGAGATTCATCGCGAATATGTCTCCGCAGGGGCTGAGCTCATTGAAACCAACACGTTTACCGCCAATCGTCTGGCCCTTTCTGGTTTTGGATTAGAGACAAAGGTGCGCGAGATCAATATGGCAGGTGCAACGCTTGCTCGTGCGGTAGCAGGAGAAAATATTTTTGTAGCCGGATCGGTCGGACCTGTGTCGTGGACCAAAAAAAATGCAGGGGTCATGGATCCAAAAGAAATCCACGATGCGTTTGCAGAGCAGATAAGAGCGCTTGCTGATGGTGGGGTGGATGCCATTTTTCTCGAAACCTTTACGCGGCTTGATGAGCTCAAAATCGCTTATGAAGCTGCGCGCTCTGTCACCTCCCTTCCCATTGTCTGCCATCTGTCGCTCAAATATGGGGGTGAGGGTGAGTTTGAAGGACTTCAGCCAGAAGTCGCTGCAGAGGAGATGGACATCTGGGGAGCTGATGTCATCGGTGTCAACTGTTCTGACGGTCCGATTGGGGTTTTCGAAGCGTTGAAACGGATGACGAAAGTGACGAAGAAGCCTCTCTCTGCCATGCCCAATGCAGGTCTGCCCCAGATGGAACAGGGGAGACTTCTCTACATGGCGACTCCTCAATATGTTGCAGAATATGCGCGACGCTTTGCGCAGTTAGGGGTGAAGCTCATCGGTGGTTGTTGCGGAACTACTGCTGCGCACATTCATGAAATGAAAAATTTCATCAAAGCGATTCGTGTCGATGATACGGGCAAAACGAAGGTGATCAAAGATGAACAGGATAAGCCGTATGAACTGCATCAAGTTCGATTTCCATCTCCCATTCCCGTTGAAGAAAAAAGTCCCTTCGGAGCGCTGCTTGGAAAAAAGTTTTCGGTTTCTGTCGAAATCGAACCACCGGTAAGCACGGATCCTTCGAAAGCTCTCGAAGGAGCGATGCTCCTCAAAGAGATTGGAGTGGATGCGATCAATATTTCAGATGGACCGCGCGCCATGGCCCGAATGAGTTCGACGGCGATGTCGCTGCTCATCAAAGAGAGAGTCGGGATCGAAGTGATTACGCATTATTGTTGTCGTGATCGTAACTTGCTCGGCATTCAGATGGATCTGATCGGCGCCAATGCGTTGGGGCTGCGTAACCTCATGTTGATCACCGGCGATCCTCCGAAGATGGGAAACTATCCCGAAGCAACAGCGGTGTTTGATATTGATGCGATTGGACTTATCAAATTTGCGGCTAATCTCAATCGAGGACTCGATTTTGCGGGCCGCCCGATCAAAGGCTCGACGAAGTTTCTTCTCGGTTGTGGTGTGAATCCAGGCGCTGTGGATATTGACCTTGAAGTTGATCGCTTTGCGCGCAAAGTTGCTGCGGGCGCTGAGTTTGTTTTCTCGCAACCAGTCTATGAAGTGGAGCGCGTTGAAGAATTTTTTAAGCGCATTCACTCTATTCCAAAAATTCCGATCTTTGTTGGCATTTTACCGTTGACCTCACTTCGCAGCGCTGAGTTTCTTCATAACGAAGTTCCTGGCATGCAAATTCCGAAGAAGGTCATGAGTCGCATGGAATCAGCGAAAACAACAGAGACACAGCGTCAAGTCGGCATGAGTGTTGCCTCTGAAATGCTCGAAGCGATTCATGCGATGAAAGAAGTCACCGGCGGCGCTTATATTTTCCCGCCTTTCAGATCTTACGCCGCCATCGGCGATCTTTTAAACGTGATTCGGTAG
- a CDS encoding transcription elongation factor GreA has product MSFLMSDRVPMTPRGKKMLEEKLKHLKSVERPKNILDIETARAHGDLSENAEYSAAKEKQGQIHAMIQDIEYHLGAAHVIDPATIESDKIVFGATVTLLNLDTDEKVTYTIVGKHEAKIEEGSVSIESPIARALIGKTEGDEARVQTPKGIREFEIIDVKYGE; this is encoded by the coding sequence ATGTCATTCCTCATGTCAGACCGAGTCCCCATGACCCCTCGCGGCAAAAAAATGCTCGAGGAAAAGTTAAAGCATCTCAAAAGTGTCGAGCGCCCCAAAAATATTTTGGACATCGAAACCGCTCGCGCGCATGGCGATCTTTCAGAAAATGCTGAATACAGTGCAGCCAAAGAAAAACAGGGGCAAATCCACGCGATGATTCAGGATATTGAATATCATCTCGGAGCAGCTCATGTCATCGATCCCGCCACCATCGAATCAGATAAAATCGTTTTCGGCGCTACGGTCACCCTTCTCAATCTCGATACCGATGAAAAAGTGACCTATACGATCGTCGGTAAACATGAAGCCAAAATCGAAGAGGGAAGTGTTTCGATTGAATCCCCCATTGCCCGAGCTTTGATCGGAAAAACAGAAGGTGACGAAGCACGTGTCCAAACCCCCAAAGGGATCCGCGAATTTGAAATCATCGACGTGAAATACGGCGAATAA